Proteins from one Streptomyces sp. 840.1 genomic window:
- a CDS encoding N-acetylmuramoyl-L-alanine amidase, with protein sequence MHRRRILQGAAATAAATLLPASARATAAAAGDTDYPSAHWVPASTSNYTVSTRPSAYPVQYVIIHVTQETFSDAVAIFQNPAKQVSAHYVVRSADGYIDQCVRERNIAWHAGNWDYNTRSIGIEHEGYVDQPEYFTDAMYEKSALLTASVCDRYGIPKDRAHILGHVQVPGTDHTDPGPNWDWVRYIRLVNLLGTG encoded by the coding sequence ATGCACCGGAGAAGGATCCTTCAGGGCGCGGCCGCCACTGCCGCGGCCACGCTGCTCCCCGCCTCCGCACGGGCCACCGCGGCGGCAGCGGGCGACACGGACTATCCCTCGGCCCACTGGGTGCCCGCGTCCACGTCCAACTACACGGTCTCGACGAGGCCTTCGGCGTATCCCGTGCAGTACGTGATCATCCATGTCACCCAGGAGACGTTCTCGGACGCGGTCGCGATCTTCCAGAACCCGGCGAAGCAGGTCTCCGCGCACTACGTGGTCCGGTCGGCGGACGGCTACATCGACCAGTGCGTCAGGGAGCGGAACATCGCCTGGCACGCGGGCAACTGGGACTACAACACCCGGAGCATCGGCATCGAGCACGAGGGCTATGTGGACCAGCCCGAATACTTCACCGACGCCATGTACGAGAAGTCGGCGCTGCTGACCGCCTCGGTGTGCGACCGCTACGGCATCCCCAAGGACCGCGCGCACATTCTCGGCCATGTGCAGGTCCCGGGCACCGACCACACCGATCCGGGCCCGAACTGGGACTGGGTCCGCTACATCCGCCTCGTCAACCTGCTCGGCACGGGCTGA
- a CDS encoding GAF domain-containing protein: MTDPWLALAADADPGERLGELRHAHEVFTAAGRLERPVRPVVGESWRRSARARVCPDGAALVDLDADEVGPYREAHPLARAMPVIRELMSAYATDGEHLLAVCDAHGRLLWVEGHPVTRRRAGRMNFVEGARWAESVAGTNAPGTAIAVDRPVQVFAAEHFLRPVQQWTCAAAPLHDPHTGRVLGAVDITGGNGLAHPHSLAFVQAVARAAESQLALLAPPPSAGTVRLSALGRNEALLTVAGRSLRLSRRHSEILVALARRPEGIGGDELLVELYEDESVTPVTLRAELSRLRRLLGPDLLLSRPYRLASPVDADFDTVARRLASGAVASALSAYAGPLLPGSQAPSVVRLRRRLDDSLRAALIARGDPGLLADWASSPWGEDDLPAWRALAAAAPAAQRPALLARARTLDAELR, from the coding sequence TTGACGGACCCCTGGTTGGCCCTGGCAGCCGACGCGGACCCCGGTGAACGGCTCGGCGAACTGCGCCACGCGCACGAGGTGTTCACCGCAGCTGGCCGCCTGGAGCGGCCGGTACGCCCGGTGGTGGGTGAGTCCTGGCGCCGCTCGGCGCGGGCCCGCGTCTGCCCGGACGGCGCCGCACTGGTCGATCTGGACGCCGACGAGGTCGGGCCGTACCGGGAGGCCCATCCGCTCGCCCGCGCCATGCCGGTGATCCGGGAACTGATGAGCGCCTACGCCACGGACGGGGAGCACCTCCTGGCGGTGTGCGACGCGCACGGCAGGCTGCTGTGGGTCGAGGGGCATCCGGTGACCAGACGGCGTGCCGGGCGGATGAACTTCGTGGAGGGAGCCCGCTGGGCGGAGTCCGTCGCCGGTACCAACGCGCCGGGGACCGCCATCGCCGTGGACCGCCCCGTCCAGGTGTTCGCGGCCGAGCACTTCCTGCGTCCGGTGCAGCAGTGGACGTGCGCGGCCGCGCCACTGCACGACCCGCACACCGGACGGGTGCTGGGCGCGGTCGACATCACCGGCGGGAACGGGCTCGCCCATCCGCACAGCCTGGCGTTCGTGCAGGCCGTCGCCCGCGCCGCCGAGTCCCAGCTGGCCCTGCTCGCCCCGCCCCCGTCCGCCGGGACCGTACGGCTGAGCGCGCTCGGCAGGAACGAGGCGCTGCTGACCGTGGCCGGCCGGTCGCTCCGCCTCAGCCGCCGGCACAGCGAGATCCTGGTCGCCCTGGCCAGGCGGCCCGAGGGCATCGGCGGTGACGAGCTCCTGGTCGAGCTGTACGAGGACGAGTCGGTCACCCCGGTGACGCTGCGGGCCGAACTGTCCCGGCTGCGCCGTCTGCTCGGCCCGGATCTGCTGCTCTCCCGCCCCTACCGTCTCGCCTCCCCGGTCGACGCGGACTTCGACACGGTCGCGCGCCGGCTGGCCTCGGGCGCGGTCGCCTCGGCCCTGAGCGCCTACGCGGGTCCCCTGCTGCCCGGTTCGCAGGCTCCGTCGGTCGTGCGGCTGCGGCGCCGGCTCGACGATTCGCTGCGGGCCGCGCTGATCGCTCGCGGAGATCCGGGGCTGCTGGCGGACTGGGCGTCCAGCCCGTGGGGCGAGGACGACCTCCCCGCGTGGCGGGCGCTGGCCGCAGCAGCGCCCGCTGCTCAGCGTCCGGCGCTGCTGGCTCGGGCCCGGACACTGGACGCGGAGCTGCGATAG
- a CDS encoding aldehyde dehydrogenase family protein, translating to MTRYAAPGTEGAIVSYESRYDHWIGGGYVPPARGQYFENPSPVNGRPFTEIARGTAEDVEHALDAAHAAAPAWGATSAGDRASVLNRIADRMEAHLEELAVAESWENGKPVRETLAADIPLAIDHFRYFAGALRAQEGSLSQLDEDTVAYHFHEPLGVVAQIIPWNFPILMATWKLAPALAAGNAVVLKPAEQTPASIHVWLSLVADLLPPGVVNVVNGFGAEAGKPLASSPRVAKIAFTGETTTGRLIMQYASENIKPVTLELGGKSPNIFFDDVWSADDDFRDKALEGFTMFALNQGEVCTCPSRALIQRGHYSEFLEAGIARTEQIVPGHPLDTDTMVGAQASNDQLQKILSYLDIGRQEGAKVLTGGERIEYDGELAGGYYVQPTIFEGDNRMRVFQEEIFGPVVAVTSFSDFDDAIRTANDTLYGLGAGVWTRDTNTAYRAGRAIQAGRVWTNCYHAYPAHAAFGGYKQSGIGRENHRMMLEHYQQTKNLLVSYSPKKLGFF from the coding sequence ATGACCCGTTACGCTGCGCCGGGCACCGAGGGCGCGATCGTCTCGTACGAGTCGCGCTACGACCACTGGATCGGCGGCGGGTACGTACCGCCCGCCCGTGGCCAGTACTTCGAGAACCCGAGCCCCGTCAACGGCCGCCCGTTCACCGAGATCGCCCGAGGCACCGCCGAGGACGTCGAGCACGCCCTGGACGCGGCACACGCCGCAGCTCCGGCCTGGGGTGCCACCTCGGCGGGTGACCGCGCCTCGGTCCTGAACCGGATCGCCGACCGGATGGAGGCTCATCTGGAGGAGCTCGCGGTGGCGGAGAGCTGGGAGAACGGCAAGCCGGTACGGGAGACACTGGCGGCCGACATCCCGCTGGCCATCGACCACTTCCGCTACTTCGCGGGCGCGCTGCGGGCCCAGGAGGGTTCGCTCAGCCAGCTCGACGAGGACACCGTCGCGTACCACTTCCACGAGCCGCTCGGCGTCGTCGCGCAGATCATTCCGTGGAACTTCCCCATCCTGATGGCCACCTGGAAACTGGCCCCGGCCCTCGCGGCGGGCAACGCGGTGGTCCTGAAGCCCGCCGAGCAGACCCCGGCGTCCATCCATGTATGGCTGAGCCTGGTGGCCGACCTGCTTCCGCCGGGTGTCGTGAACGTCGTCAACGGCTTCGGCGCGGAGGCCGGGAAGCCGCTGGCGTCCAGCCCGCGCGTCGCGAAGATCGCGTTCACCGGGGAGACCACGACGGGGCGGCTGATCATGCAGTACGCCTCCGAGAACATCAAGCCGGTGACACTGGAACTGGGCGGCAAGTCCCCGAACATCTTCTTCGACGACGTCTGGTCGGCCGACGACGACTTCCGCGACAAGGCGCTCGAGGGCTTCACCATGTTCGCCCTCAACCAGGGCGAGGTCTGCACCTGTCCCTCGCGCGCCCTGATCCAGCGCGGCCACTACAGCGAGTTCCTGGAGGCGGGCATCGCCCGCACCGAACAGATCGTGCCGGGCCATCCGCTGGACACGGACACGATGGTCGGCGCCCAGGCCTCCAACGACCAGCTCCAGAAGATCCTTTCCTACCTGGACATCGGCCGGCAGGAGGGCGCCAAGGTCCTTACGGGCGGCGAGCGGATCGAGTACGACGGTGAGCTGGCGGGCGGCTACTACGTACAGCCGACGATCTTCGAGGGCGACAACCGCATGCGGGTCTTCCAGGAGGAGATCTTCGGCCCGGTCGTCGCCGTCACGTCGTTCTCGGACTTCGACGACGCGATCCGCACGGCGAACGACACCCTCTACGGGCTCGGGGCGGGCGTGTGGACCCGCGACACGAACACCGCGTACCGGGCGGGCCGGGCCATCCAGGCGGGCCGGGTATGGACGAACTGCTATCACGCGTACCCGGCCCACGCGGCGTTCGGCGGGTACAAGCAGTCGGGGATCGGCCGGGAGAACCACCGGATGATGCTGGAGCACTACCAGCAGACGAAGAACCTGCTGGTGTCGTACTCACCGAAGAAGCTGGGCTTCTTCTAG
- a CDS encoding hydrogenase expression protein HypA, translating to MRGTAGDPGDALMPGGSRSGKDASSPTAGPDAGAHSPSSESGESGSKESERSGDEAPEAAGSQTGTGEQAGGEGVGGAASAIGAARAGGTPEPATEEPSEATSSTTAEARATSASSASSDPDPGPAAAPATTRTVGGSPPVATAAAAGDGGGGAGTHADDVPPNGRLKKPMLAAAAIAGAVLISVPFLVAGQDDRKPEKEQTQNAAGTVLDSERPVAPETYTSESPKPSVKPSEKKEKEKKKETVRPSATPTLKVAIAPPPPPKAPATRPTATVTAKAPPGTAASAMNSLAKNDPHGRHICYRAFVAEHGWQQPVCDGTITGTTDQGKKITALNIAVWNVEGSSANALLHDSGSTSGNAKWAPNWTAIVADGKNNYIGSSSKGAPFLTGFAMNIGNGSVCHTAKMGGGGWGPQICKNKRPEYMFVGTTENDHWFEAVRLTV from the coding sequence ATGCGAGGTACGGCCGGGGACCCCGGCGACGCCCTGATGCCGGGCGGGTCGCGCAGCGGCAAGGACGCCTCCTCCCCGACGGCCGGCCCTGACGCGGGCGCCCACAGCCCGTCGAGCGAGAGCGGGGAGAGCGGGAGCAAGGAGAGCGAGCGCTCCGGAGACGAGGCCCCCGAGGCCGCGGGCAGCCAGACGGGGACCGGGGAACAGGCGGGTGGCGAGGGCGTCGGCGGTGCGGCTTCGGCCATCGGTGCCGCACGGGCCGGCGGCACTCCGGAGCCGGCGACGGAGGAACCCTCCGAGGCGACGTCGTCCACCACAGCAGAGGCACGGGCGACGTCGGCATCGTCCGCGTCCTCTGACCCGGACCCTGGCCCGGCCGCAGCGCCCGCCACCACCCGCACCGTCGGGGGATCCCCGCCCGTCGCCACTGCGGCAGCGGCGGGAGACGGCGGCGGCGGCGCGGGTACGCACGCGGACGACGTACCGCCCAACGGGCGGCTGAAGAAGCCGATGCTGGCCGCGGCGGCGATCGCCGGTGCGGTGCTGATCTCGGTGCCGTTCCTCGTGGCGGGCCAGGACGACCGCAAGCCCGAGAAGGAGCAGACGCAGAACGCGGCCGGCACGGTTCTGGACAGCGAACGCCCTGTGGCCCCGGAGACCTACACCAGCGAGTCGCCGAAGCCCTCCGTGAAGCCGAGCGAGAAGAAGGAGAAGGAGAAGAAGAAGGAGACGGTGAGGCCGTCCGCCACGCCGACCCTCAAGGTGGCGATCGCCCCGCCACCGCCGCCGAAGGCGCCCGCGACCCGGCCCACGGCCACGGTGACGGCGAAAGCACCGCCGGGGACGGCCGCCAGCGCGATGAACAGCCTCGCGAAGAACGACCCCCACGGGCGACACATCTGCTACCGGGCCTTCGTGGCAGAACACGGCTGGCAGCAGCCCGTGTGCGACGGCACCATCACCGGCACGACGGACCAGGGCAAGAAGATCACGGCCCTCAACATCGCGGTGTGGAACGTCGAAGGCTCCTCCGCCAACGCCTTGCTGCACGACTCGGGTTCGACGAGCGGCAACGCCAAATGGGCCCCGAACTGGACGGCCATCGTCGCGGACGGCAAGAACAACTACATCGGCAGCTCGTCGAAGGGCGCCCCGTTCCTGACGGGCTTCGCCATGAACATCGGCAACGGCTCCGTCTGCCACACGGCCAAGATGGGCGGTGGTGGCTGGGGCCCGCAGATCTGCAAGAACAAGCGCCCCGAGTACATGTTCGTCGGCACCACCGAAAACGACCACTGGTTCGAGGCCGTGCGGCTCACGGTTTAA
- a CDS encoding sugar ABC transporter substrate-binding protein, whose protein sequence is MTRTARTVRSAVTAATLVTALALTGCGGSGSDQAKADAKQTLTVWAMGEEGNRIQTVAKEFTAKHPNITVKVTPVGWDVVHQKLLSAAAAGTLPDMAQMGSTMMGEFIELGSLEPVDTKVFDENDFFPATWKGNVVDGTAYGVPWYADTRALYYRTDLAEKAGIDKAPATWKDMRALAAAYKDKAGTDWGLSLQPGGAGAWQGWAPFLFSTGGSLLGKDGKPALDSPESVKALTEFQHYFDAGLAKKNFVPGQDVVKDFAADRMPMFVSGPWIVQNLAEQQPQLKGKWKVAPVPAGKSSSSWVGGASLVTFKDSGHKAAAQELTKFLTTPDMQAHWYEASKALPASKAAWDLPALKNGGASLAVFKESLATAKDIPPLSKWEEFAAQMDSALEKVSAGADPAEAAAKLQKDTEGLVD, encoded by the coding sequence ATGACCCGCACCGCCAGGACTGTCCGGTCCGCCGTCACCGCTGCCACGCTGGTGACGGCGCTCGCTCTGACCGGCTGCGGAGGCAGCGGTTCCGACCAGGCGAAGGCCGACGCGAAGCAGACCCTCACCGTGTGGGCCATGGGCGAGGAAGGCAACCGGATCCAGACGGTCGCCAAGGAGTTCACCGCGAAGCACCCCAACATCACCGTCAAGGTGACGCCCGTCGGCTGGGACGTCGTACACCAGAAGCTGCTCTCCGCCGCGGCTGCCGGGACGCTGCCGGACATGGCCCAGATGGGCTCCACGATGATGGGCGAGTTCATCGAACTCGGCTCGCTTGAGCCCGTGGACACCAAGGTCTTCGACGAGAACGACTTCTTCCCTGCCACCTGGAAGGGCAATGTGGTGGACGGCACCGCCTACGGCGTCCCCTGGTACGCCGACACGCGGGCCCTCTACTACCGCACCGACCTCGCCGAGAAGGCGGGCATCGACAAGGCGCCTGCCACCTGGAAGGACATGCGGGCCCTCGCCGCCGCGTACAAGGACAAGGCCGGGACCGACTGGGGGCTGTCCCTCCAGCCCGGCGGCGCCGGCGCCTGGCAGGGCTGGGCCCCCTTCCTCTTCTCCACCGGCGGTTCGCTGCTCGGCAAGGACGGTAAGCCCGCCCTGGACTCTCCCGAGTCGGTGAAGGCGCTGACCGAGTTCCAGCATTACTTCGACGCGGGGCTGGCGAAGAAGAACTTCGTGCCCGGCCAGGACGTCGTAAAAGACTTCGCCGCCGACCGGATGCCGATGTTCGTGTCCGGCCCCTGGATCGTCCAGAACCTCGCGGAGCAGCAACCCCAGCTGAAGGGCAAGTGGAAGGTCGCGCCGGTCCCGGCCGGCAAGAGCTCCAGCTCCTGGGTGGGCGGCGCCTCACTGGTGACCTTCAAGGACAGCGGGCACAAGGCGGCGGCCCAGGAGCTCACCAAGTTCCTGACCACGCCCGACATGCAGGCTCACTGGTACGAGGCCTCCAAGGCGCTCCCCGCCAGCAAGGCCGCCTGGGACCTGCCCGCGCTGAAGAACGGCGGTGCCTCGCTGGCCGTCTTCAAGGAGTCGCTCGCCACCGCGAAGGACATCCCGCCGCTCTCGAAGTGGGAGGAGTTCGCCGCGCAGATGGACAGCGCCCTGGAGAAGGTCTCGGCCGGGGCGGACCCTGCCGAGGCCGCCGCGAAGCTCCAGAAGGACACCGAGGGCCTGGTGGACTGA
- a CDS encoding alpha-amylase family glycosyl hydrolase has product MTSSRPALEWLADAVLYQIYPQSFADSDGDGIGDFAGIEARLDHLSWLGVNTVWFNPCFASPFDDAGYDVSDYFSVAPRYGTNDDLARLVDAAGRRGIRVLLDLVAGHTSDRHPWFTASADDPGDHRYIWAGPDRRPEGFVASPGARSGFYLPNFFESQPALNFGYGRTDPAEPWRQSVDAEGPRANREALHEIMGHWLSLGLSGFRVDMAASLVKDDPGHAETVKLWRELRARLDAEHPHAALLSEWGDPAVSVPAGFHADFFLQFGAENDGLMLRSLWNNFEGTVSEQWEPRAPYFDAGGLGSPQTFLDGWRRATEIIGDAGLISLPTANHDFSRLACGPRTAEQLPAALAFQLTWPTLPAIYYGDEIGMRYVPGLPEREGSRLGPRYNRAGSRTPMQWDDSPNAGFSTAPAEALYLPLDPDPDRPTVAGQRADTGSLLHLVRRLIALRKETPELGTAGSTEVLHAGYPLVHVRGGRYLVVINPRSEPADSAAPADTAIPLEAMGVTVRGGRIHADGFGYGIFRL; this is encoded by the coding sequence ATGACCTCGTCCCGTCCCGCCCTTGAGTGGCTGGCCGACGCCGTCCTCTACCAGATCTACCCGCAGAGCTTCGCCGACTCCGACGGCGACGGCATCGGCGACTTCGCCGGAATCGAGGCAAGGCTCGACCATCTCTCCTGGCTGGGCGTCAACACCGTCTGGTTCAACCCGTGTTTCGCCTCGCCCTTCGACGACGCGGGGTACGACGTGAGCGACTACTTCTCGGTCGCCCCGCGTTACGGCACCAACGACGACCTCGCCCGGCTGGTCGACGCGGCCGGCCGGCGCGGCATCCGGGTGCTCCTCGACCTGGTGGCCGGACACACCTCGGACCGGCACCCCTGGTTCACCGCCTCGGCGGACGATCCCGGTGACCACCGCTACATCTGGGCCGGCCCGGACCGGCGGCCGGAGGGGTTCGTCGCGTCGCCGGGCGCCCGCTCCGGCTTCTACCTGCCGAACTTCTTCGAGTCGCAGCCCGCTCTCAACTTCGGCTACGGACGCACGGACCCGGCCGAGCCCTGGCGGCAGTCCGTGGACGCCGAGGGCCCACGCGCCAACCGGGAGGCCCTGCACGAGATCATGGGCCACTGGCTGTCGCTGGGCCTGTCCGGCTTCCGCGTGGACATGGCGGCCTCGCTCGTCAAGGACGACCCGGGCCACGCCGAGACGGTCAAGCTCTGGCGTGAGCTGCGCGCCCGCCTCGACGCCGAGCACCCCCACGCGGCGCTGCTGTCGGAGTGGGGCGACCCGGCGGTCTCCGTACCGGCCGGATTCCACGCGGACTTCTTCCTGCAGTTCGGAGCCGAGAACGACGGCCTGATGCTGCGCTCCCTGTGGAACAACTTCGAGGGCACCGTCAGCGAACAGTGGGAGCCGCGCGCCCCCTACTTCGACGCCGGGGGGCTGGGCTCCCCGCAGACCTTCCTGGACGGCTGGCGCCGGGCGACGGAGATCATCGGTGATGCCGGACTCATCTCCCTGCCGACCGCCAACCACGACTTCTCCCGGCTCGCCTGCGGGCCGCGTACCGCCGAACAGCTCCCGGCCGCACTCGCGTTCCAGCTCACCTGGCCGACGTTGCCGGCGATCTACTACGGTGACGAGATCGGCATGCGGTACGTACCAGGGCTGCCCGAGCGCGAGGGCAGCCGGCTCGGCCCCCGCTACAACCGGGCCGGCTCCCGCACCCCCATGCAGTGGGACGACTCGCCCAACGCGGGCTTCTCCACCGCCCCCGCCGAGGCTCTCTACCTGCCCCTCGACCCCGACCCGGACCGCCCCACCGTCGCCGGGCAGCGCGCCGACACCGGATCCCTGCTGCACCTGGTCCGGCGCCTCATCGCGCTGCGCAAGGAGACCCCGGAGCTCGGCACGGCGGGGAGCACGGAGGTCCTGCATGCCGGCTACCCCCTGGTCCACGTGCGCGGCGGCCGCTACCTGGTGGTGATCAACCCCCGCAGCGAACCGGCTGATTCGGCCGCTCCGGCGGACACCGCGATCCCGCTGGAGGCCATGGGGGTCACGGTGCGCGGCGGCCGTATCCACGCGGACGGCTTCGGGTATGGCATCTTCCGGCTCTGA
- a CDS encoding endonuclease/exonuclease/phosphatase family protein, with protein sequence MPRTPGPGDAVRPWNCCAVRPHLIGTQEGLHAQVKDLEAGLGPDYGWTGQGREGGARGEYMAVFHDRRRLEPLAHGHFWLSDTPKVVGSNTWGGGCPRMVTWVRFRDRVAGGELCFANTHFDHLAEDARRRSARLLATWLSGRPANVPLLVTGDFNAPAERSVAYDTLLSGAGLADTWVAAEERGKARGTFHDHGPALPDGDRIDWILASRGTRVRSASVNTYAEHGRCPSDHFPVQALVHLARAVPEVPAHDLVPSRP encoded by the coding sequence GTGCCCCGCACCCCTGGTCCCGGCGACGCGGTGCGGCCGTGGAACTGCTGCGCCGTGCGGCCCCACCTGATCGGCACGCAGGAGGGGCTCCACGCTCAGGTGAAGGACCTGGAGGCCGGGCTGGGGCCCGACTACGGCTGGACCGGTCAGGGGCGCGAGGGCGGCGCCCGAGGCGAGTACATGGCCGTGTTCCACGACCGGCGAAGGCTGGAACCCCTCGCCCACGGACACTTCTGGCTCTCCGACACCCCGAAGGTAGTCGGCTCCAACACCTGGGGCGGCGGCTGCCCCCGCATGGTCACCTGGGTCCGCTTCCGCGACCGGGTCGCGGGCGGCGAACTGTGCTTCGCCAACACCCACTTCGACCACCTCGCCGAAGACGCCCGCAGGCGCTCCGCCCGCCTGCTCGCCACATGGCTGTCCGGCCGGCCCGCGAACGTCCCCCTCCTGGTCACCGGCGACTTCAACGCACCGGCGGAACGCAGCGTCGCGTACGACACCCTGCTCTCCGGGGCGGGCCTGGCCGACACCTGGGTCGCCGCCGAGGAGCGCGGTAAGGCCCGCGGCACGTTCCACGACCACGGGCCGGCCCTCCCGGACGGCGACCGGATCGACTGGATCCTCGCCTCGCGCGGCACCCGCGTCCGCTCGGCGAGCGTCAACACCTATGCCGAACACGGGCGTTGCCCCAGTGATCACTTCCCCGTCCAAGCGCTCGTGCACCTCGCGCGGGCCGTCCCGGAGGTTCCCGCCCATGACCTCGTCCCGTCCCGCCCTTGA
- a CDS encoding DinB family protein: MARSERLADQLDWYWSKNLRPRLEGLTDEEYFWEPVRGCWSIRPRGTSAAPMSEGPGEWTMDFASPAPVPAPVTTIAWRLAHIIVSCLGYRVGWHFGGQDLESQAFAYAGTADEALQQLDEMYGRWNAGVRELSDADLDNPPTVGPERFPMENRVLHVNRELIHHGAEISLLRDLYRWQDGAVPRRI, from the coding sequence ATGGCAAGAAGCGAGCGACTCGCGGACCAGTTGGACTGGTACTGGAGCAAGAACCTGCGGCCACGGCTGGAGGGTCTTACCGACGAGGAGTACTTCTGGGAGCCGGTGCGCGGCTGCTGGAGCATCCGCCCACGTGGCACGTCAGCCGCGCCGATGTCGGAAGGTCCGGGGGAATGGACGATGGACTTCGCGTCCCCTGCCCCGGTGCCTGCGCCGGTGACCACGATTGCCTGGCGGCTGGCGCACATCATCGTCTCCTGCCTGGGCTATCGGGTCGGATGGCACTTCGGCGGCCAAGACCTCGAGTCCCAGGCATTCGCCTACGCGGGGACCGCTGACGAGGCGCTGCAACAGCTCGATGAGATGTACGGGAGATGGAACGCGGGGGTCCGCGAGCTCTCGGACGCCGATCTGGACAATCCGCCCACGGTGGGCCCCGAGCGGTTTCCCATGGAGAACAGGGTCCTGCACGTCAACAGGGAGCTGATCCATCACGGCGCCGAGATTTCCCTGCTGCGCGACCTCTACCGCTGGCAGGACGGAGCCGTACCGCGCCGGATATGA
- a CDS encoding 2-phosphosulfolactate phosphatase, whose translation MIHRDAEVAEAPSVAVVVDVMRAFTVAAWAFARGAEKIVLAEALDEALVLRARHPDWVTLKDGATAPGFDMVHSPGLLRSADLGERTVVQRTTAGTAGALAVREASLVLCAGFVVAEATARLLQACECPGATFVVTGEDGRAEEDLACAQYIARRATGAATGAAEHLRRAGESRAAAELAAGARQGAHPDDVALCLELDRFPFAMVATWQNSLMTLRPRAVPRLDAGRSV comes from the coding sequence ATGATTCATCGGGATGCCGAGGTGGCCGAAGCTCCGTCCGTGGCAGTCGTCGTGGACGTCATGCGTGCCTTCACGGTGGCTGCCTGGGCCTTCGCGCGAGGGGCTGAGAAGATCGTCCTCGCCGAAGCGCTGGACGAGGCGCTGGTGCTCAGGGCCCGCCATCCGGACTGGGTGACGCTCAAGGACGGCGCGACGGCCCCCGGGTTCGACATGGTCCATTCACCGGGTCTGCTGAGGTCTGCCGATCTCGGCGAACGGACCGTTGTGCAGAGGACCACGGCGGGCACGGCCGGCGCGCTCGCGGTCAGGGAGGCCTCGCTGGTGCTGTGCGCCGGCTTCGTGGTCGCGGAGGCGACGGCGCGTCTTCTGCAGGCCTGCGAGTGTCCCGGTGCCACCTTCGTGGTCACTGGCGAGGACGGACGCGCCGAGGAGGACCTGGCTTGTGCCCAGTACATCGCCCGGAGGGCAACCGGAGCCGCGACGGGGGCCGCTGAGCACCTCCGCCGCGCCGGTGAGTCACGCGCCGCCGCCGAGCTGGCGGCGGGGGCGCGTCAGGGGGCCCATCCCGATGACGTCGCGCTCTGTCTGGAGCTCGACCGGTTTCCCTTCGCCATGGTGGCGACTTGGCAGAACTCGCTCATGACCCTCCGCCCTCGCGCCGTGCCTCGGCTGGACGCCGGGCGTTCGGTCTGA